Part of the Bacillus cereus group sp. RP43 genome is shown below.
ACCTTTTCCATTTGCCAATCCGAATACTGGTATTCCGTTAGGTGATTTTCAACCAAATGATGCGGCAATTATTAATTTCCAAGTTGTAATAACAGGAGGGCAAATAAATAATTTAGTTACAAATACTGCTAAAGCGAATGGGCTCGCAACTGTAAATCCGAATGAGCCGCCTGTAGTAGTTGAAGGCGATAGTAATACAGTTGTTATCCCGTTTATTCCTCAAAATGTCTCAACGACAGTCGTAAAAACGGCAGATCTTCAAACAGCAACAATTGGAGATGTCATTACGTTTACGACAGTCATTACAAATACGGGGGATACTGTCATACAAAATATTCGTTTTCAAGATATGTTAGATAGCAGTTTTCGATTTGTTCCTGGAAGTGTAACTGTTGATAATACGCCAGTGCCAAATGTAAGCCCAGTATCAGGGTTTCTTATAGGAAGTTTAAATCCAGGTGAAGCACGGGCAGTTTCGTTCCAAGTAGCAGTTCAGAGTGCACCAAGTGGTTCAGGAAATTATATTAATCAAGCGAATATTCGCTTTGAACATCAAGTAGGTACAATATTACCACCTGTTACACAAATAATAGAAAGTAACATGGTTGTCATTCCATTTATTCCAACGATAGAACAAATTTGTGAAACAAACTTTAATTGTTTAGATAAAATTCCATTTCACTGTTCTCCGTGTAATCAGTTGCAAATAAATAAAAAGTAAATATAAAAAGAGCATCCTGAAAGAATAGGATGCTCTTTTTTATGTGTATCAATCATGTAGATTCTTTTTCGGGTGAGGTAAAAAATTCGTTGGTTTTGTTGGAGAGTAGAAATGGAATAGCTCCTTTTATGACAGAAATATCCCAGTCCCACCATGCAAGTTTTTCTAGTTTTTCAATGGTTTCTTGCGGGAAACGATATCGAACTAGTTTTGCAGGATTACCAGCGACAATTGCATATGGAGGTACGTCTTTTGTAACTACACTTTTTGCACCAATAATGGCCCCGTTACCAATTGTAACACCAGATAAAACGCAGGATTGATAACCAATCCATACATCATTGCCGACTATGATATCACCTTTTGAAGAAGGGTGACCAGTAATATGTGCTCCTTCTTCGAAGAGGACATTAAATGGATAAGTCGTTATCCAATCAGCACGATGTTCACCGCCAAGTATGAAAACGACTTCTTCTCCTAATGAACAAAACTTACCTATTTTTAATTTCGTTTCATCATTCCAAGAAAAAATAGTTGGACCTACTTTACTATAAGTATAATCACCAATATCATATTTACTATATTCAGGCTTTTGATTTAAATATAACATAATTATTTAGCCCCCTTCCCCAATCAAGCAATAGGTATGGAATATTATATGCAAGGTGAGGTAAGGTGAACTGTGTTGTATGAATTGATAATGTGCAAAGTATATTAGTAGGCAAAATGAATAAAAGGGAGTGGAATGTATGAGGTACGAAATGGGATTATATAATAAACCTTTTCAGTCAATTCAATCAGGAAAAAAGGTATATGAAGTACGCTTATACGATAAAAAACGTCAACTTATAAAACAAGGCGATGAAATTGTATTTACGAACTTTACGACAGCAGAAACGATGGCTGTAAAAGTAACGGAGATAAAACGATATGAGAGTTTTAAAGAGATGTACAAACAAATTGATAAAAAATTATTTGATTGTGAAAAACTTAGTATAGAAGAAATGTTAGAAAGTACATACGAAATATATACGAAAGAACAAGAAAAAGAATGGGGAACAGTTGCGATTGGTGTTGAGGTAATAAAGTGAGAAGAAATCGCGGTGCAGCTATTATTGTACAGGACGATAAAATCGCTCTTATAAAACGTGTTCGAGAAGGTGAGATGTATTTTGTTTTTCCAGGCGGGGGAATTGAAGAAGGAGAAACACCTGAAGAAGCAACGAAGCGAGAGGTTTATGAAGAATTAGGGGTACATATACAAGTGGAGCATTTGATTGCAAAGGTGGAGTATAAAGGTACGGAGTATTATTATAATGCTCATATTACAGATGGAGTTTTCGGAAGTGGTACAGGTGAGGAGTTCGAGCTGAAAGATAGAGGGAGTTATATTCCTTTATGGATGCCGATAAATGAGTTGCCAAATGTAAATATAAAACCGTATGATGTGGCCCAAAGTGTATTCGATTATTATAGAGAATAAGGTCTGACAACATACAAAAAAAACCATTGACATAGTCTTCTGATTTAAGTATTGTATTCGAGTATGTTTATAATCAGGAGGTTTATATGAGCAATCAAACTACTACACATCATGTGAAAATGACAACAGCAGATCCATCTGGAATTGGTCTATTTGGATTAGCGATGGTAACACTTGTAGCATCATCTCAAAAGTTAGGCTTAACAGATGGCGTTTCACTTGTATTACCATGGGCAATCTTTTTAGGAGGATTTGCACAAATCTTTGCATGCATTCACGATGCAAAGCATAACAATACGTTCGGTACAACAGCATTTGGTGCGTACGGCCTATTTTGGTTAGGTGTTGGAATGACTTGGTTAATTCAACTTGGAGTATTTGGCGAAAAATTAGCCCAAACTGCAGATTCAAAACAGCTTGGTGTAGCCTTTATCGGATACTTGATTTTCACGATTTTTATGACAATTGGTGCAATGGAAACACATAAAGTATTATTTATGATTTTCGTCCTTATTGATTTCTTATTTATCGGTCTTTCATTAAGTACTTTAGGTGTTATGCCGCACGCAATGCATAATTTAGCAGCGTATTCTGAACTATGTATTTCATTACTATCTTTCTATGGTTCAGCAGCAGCTGTGTTAAATACACACTTCGGAAAAGTTGTATTACCAGTTGGAAAACCATTTGGTATTTTTAAAAAGTAATAAAGAAGAACAGATGATTGTATAGTCATCTGTTCTTTTTTTATGGAATTAAATAAAATAGCAAAAAATATAATTGAAATTGATTCTCATTATTAATATAATGAGAATGAGAATCATTTATTGTAAGAGGGGGATGCCAAAGTGGCGAAAATTTTAATAGCGTATGCAAGTATGTCAGGGAATACAGAGAGTATTGCTGATTTAATTAAAGTAAGTTTAGATGCCTTTGATCATGAAGTAGTATTGCAAGAGATGGAAGGTATGGATGCTGAAGAATTATTAGCTTATGATGGAATCATTTTAGGATCTTATACGTGGGGTGATGGTGAATTACCATTTGAGGCGGAAGATTTCCATGATGAGTTAGAAAATATAGATTTAACGGGTAAAAAAGTGGCTGTTTTTGGATCAGGTGATACGGCGTATGAACTGTTTTGTGAAGCGGTAACGATATTTGAAGAACGTCTTGTAAAATGCGGGGCAGAACTTGTACAAGAAGGATTGAAAATTGAATTAGCTCCAGAAGATAAAGAAGACGTTGAAAAATGCAGTGATTTTGCAATTGCTTTTGCCGAGAAATTCTAAGAATGGGAGTGTCAACGTGGAAACAATGTTAAGTGCAACTGCTATTACAAAATTAAGAGATGGAAAACTTATGTTAGCTACTACATATGATGGCTTATTTATTGAACAAGACGGAGAATGGAAACAGATTTTAACTGGATTCCAAAAACGAATTCGGGATTTACATAGTGAAGATAACGTAGTTTACGGAGTAGGAGACGAAGGAGTTTTTATTCGTAGTATGAATGGTGGAGAAACGTGGACGATCCAGCGCTTTCCAACGAAAGCAACGAGCTGGAATGTATGTAGTAATGAAAATGGAACAGTAATTGCTCATGGAGATAAAACACTGTATCATTCTAATAATTTTGGTTCCACATGGGAGACTATTCAGCCATTTCTTAATTATGGTAGCGAGGCACCATCTATTCGATCATTATTTTTATATAAACATTACTTATTTATTGGTACGAAAATACATACTAAGTATGGTGGTGTTTGGCTTTTTGATTTAGAGACACGTAAATTAAAAAGGATTAAAATAGCGATGAATCAGATGATTTCTGCGTTGACTATACATAATTCCTATTTAGTAGCGGCAAGTGGATCGTGCAGGGGAATTAGCGGGAATATTTCTTTTTGTAAAATAGATGAGAGTATTGAGAATGAAAAAATATGTTGGCATACATGTCAAAGTGAACAAAAAGCTAGTAGTTATTTAGATTTAAGTGTAGATCAACATGTGTTATATACAACGTCAACGCAAAATAAGGCGGGAATTAGCAATGTTTGCCGTGTGCTTCTTGAAGAAGGAATTGTTACAGTATGTGATTCGGTTAAAGGGCATGGTTGGCGCATTGTTAATGAAAAAGAAGGCTATGTTGTAGCGGGATCAGGTGAATTAAAAGCGATGCAGTGGAAGAAAAAAGCTGTATAGCTTAAAAAAAACTTTACTTTTATTATATTGATATGATATAGTTACTTTAAACCATTTTACTTTTAATAATATAGAGATTTAAATGAGCTGTAACTTCCGAGGAGGATAGCAATGTTAAATCTCCTCTGGGGTTGCAGTTTTTTAATATATGAAGTATTATTGTAAAGTGGTTGAAAATGAATATGTACATATAGGTACATTGTAGGAGGATTTTTTAAATGCAAAACGGTAAAGTAAAATGGTTTAACGCAGAAAAAGGTTTCGGTTTCATCGAAGTTGAAGGCGGAGAAGACGTATTCGTACATTTCTCAGCTATCCAAGGCGACGGCTTCAAATCTTTAGAAGAAGGTCAAGAAGTTACTTTCGAAGTAGAACAAGGTAACCGTGGACCTCAAGCTACAAACGTAAACAAGAAGTAATTATGAAAAAAAGAAGGGCTTGCCCTTCTTTTTTTTTGCGTTTTTTTGGTGAATGAATGTCCTCCTATGTATATTTGTGAATAAGACTGAATTTTTGTTTTATATTTAAGTTTATTAAATGTATAAACTGTATGTATAAATAGATACTGAAAATAAAGAGAAGCTGTTAATTAGGCTTTTCATATTAATAGGAATTTAGAAAGAGGTAAATAAATTGAAAAATGCTACACATTTCATTGTGTTTGATATTGAAAGGAATTTTAGGCCGTATAAATCGGAAGATCCGTCAGAAATAGTTGATATTGGAGCTGTAAAAATAGATGTGAGTACAATGAAGATTATTGGAGTATTTTCAGAGTTAGTAAAACCAAGTGCTCCATTAACTCGTCATACAACAAAATTAACTGGAATTACAAAGAAAGATTTAATTGGTGTAGAGAAGTTCCCTCAAATTATAGAGAAATTTATTAAGTTTATCGGAGAAGATTCTATATTTATTTCATGGGGAAAAGAAGATTATCATTTTCTATCTCACGATTGTACATTACATGGTGTAGAATGCCCATGTATGGAAAAAGAGAGCAGATTTGATGTGCAAAAATTTGTTTTCCAAGCGTATGAAGAATTATTTGAACATACACCAAGTTTACAATTTGCAGTGGAGCAGCTTGATTTAACGTGGGAAGGTAGGCAACATCGTGCTTTCGCAGATGCTGAAAATACAGCAAATATATTTCTTAAAGTATGTGGTGAGAGAGATATTAACAAACGATATAAAAGACATGGTGAGCTTGAACTTGTAAAGAACGGAAAACTAACAGAAAAAGCGAAAAAAAAGATGCGAAAATGGGCATTTAAAGAAATGAAAAAAAGTGCAGAGCGTCCTTTTGTATGGAGTGCATTTGAAAGTAGTGACACGTGGGAAAGTATAACGGAAAGATATTATATAAGTGAATCTGCAGTAGAACTTCTGAAAAAACACTTTCCTACGGCGGTGAGAAAAGCGGAAAGGCAGCTTAGGTATTTGGCTGAGATGGAGGAGAATGCAGAGGTTAAATGACATTCTCCTCCATCTTTAACTACATAAATTTAATGTCATCGTATTAACGGAAGAATAAAGTATTCATATTAAATAGGAATCAATTTGTTGTTATTATTGCTTTGTAATTTAAGGCGGTAGCTAGAATTTTAATTTGTATTAATAAAATAAGAACTCATACAAATGAAAGAGGGTACAGTTAAATGGAAGCAGTCTTTAACATTTTAACCATTTTAGTTTTTGGTATAATATTCACATCACTTATTGCTTTTATTACACTTCCTTTTATAGCAAAGAAGAAGAATTGGAAAAAGCTTAACATATCTTTAAACCGTGGTGTATTAAAGATTAAAATTGAAGAGTAAGGTAAGCATTTTATACATGGGAGATGCGATGATGATAAACTTGGATATTAAAGATGTCAACGTAAATATGGAATTAAATGGTGTCTTTTGGGATGAGGATAGGATTGCTGAAATGATGGTGACTACAGAAGCAGAACATTCTCTTATTCTTCGTCTATTAGTTGACTTAGAAAGAAAAACTATTAATGCGATGAGTGCCGAGATAGTGGATGGATTCTGTCCTCTGTGCAAACAGAAAAAGGAAGAATGTAGTGAACTTAATGACTCACAAAACAAAATGGATATTTTAGAAGAAGCCTACGATTGGGTGAGAGAGCATCCAAAATATCGTTTCCAATTATCTTTTTACGAGTACAATAAATTTGAGGTAGTAAAGTGAAATTTTCATTTTAACAAAATACATAGTGACTTAAAGGAAAACCATCAAAAGTTTATAGAAGGACTTGGTCTACTAGTAAAAAGTAAAGAATTTCTAATACGTGGTATACAAGTAAATATTGAAGAGGATCTATCGACTGGAAATGCGTTTGTACAAAAAGGAAAGAATCTCCTGGATCCTGCAACAAATTTCATCTTGGATCAAAAATAATTTTTAAAAATAAGCATATTTTGTTATAAAGCAGAGAAACCGATTCTTAGTAGAATCGGTTTTTAATGTAAACGTCAAGTAAGTCCAAAAAAAAGAGCGCTTTTTAATAGCGCTCAGTAAAAAATAGTTATATGGAAGCATTTATTTAATATTAGAACTAAGAATTTTAGTACTGGATGTTCACAAACGTGGTCACGCTTGTGAACACATAATTGATATTATAAACACTTTAGTAGTCACTGTTTATAAAAGAGTTCTATTCAATCTCGCTCGGATTATACCCAAACTGTTGCTTCTTCTCAATCCGCTCAATCACATCTTGCAATTCATCTGGCTTCAGAAACTCAATTGGAGAGAAGCCTTTTTCAAACGTAAGTGTGTCAGCCTCGATCATTAATACATAGCGGTCGTTTACCTTTGCGATATGTATTAAGTCTCCGAAATCAGCAAGCAGTGCTTTCACAGAGATATGGTCTGCTTTTAACTTTAATTCCACTTCAGGGGCGTGTTCGACGATTTGAGCGGTCGCTTCCATTACTTCTTCGGTTGAAAATTGTTCCATAATTTCACGTTTTGGACTGGCAGCCCATACTTCCATAGCTTGGTCGAATTGTTCGCGTTCTTCAGTACCTTCCTCAAATACATCTTCAATTTGGTCATATACCATGTCCATTACTTGTGTTTTCATAATTTCAGGCATAGAGCGTTCGTACTCGACGAATTTCAAGAAGTCCTCAAAGTAGCGGGCGTGTGATGCTTGGTGTATTTTTAGCTCGCCCACTTCGACCATACCTTCTTCAGGCATGTACGGATATTGGATAGATTTCATATTTTTTGTTGTGATGGCCATTTCAACGTTACGAATCAGTGTTGATTCATCAGAAATGGAAGCAACCTTTGGCTCGAAGTCACATTTCATTACGAATACGAATGGATCATCAAAGTATTTGCGTAGTTTTGCTTGAGCGATTAAAAATACACCACCACGTACAGCGCTTGTGTCAAGATATGTATAAACGAGAGGTTCGCTCATATCTTTGAAATGTTCTTTTGTTTCTGCAAAGCGAATACGATTAAAAAGGTTGTAATGAGGGTTTGAATCAAGTTCATGTCCTTCTTCTACAATAAAGCGACCAATCTTGGTTGGGGCTTGTTCCGTTTTTGCGTGACGTTCCACTTTTCGCTTTGAAATTTTTAATAATTCACCATTCAAAAATTCTTTTAAGGAGCTATCTTCATATTCTTCAGCGTCTAATGTTTGAAAATGTTTATAGCGTTTATCAACTGCTTCACCTTTTCCTTCTACTTGTACTACATAAAAGGAAAGAAAATTTATTTCAAAATCCATTTTTATCACCTTGTTTCATTTCATTAACTCTTATCAGTATAGAGATGTAAAAAACTTTCGTCAATTTATATAAGGAAGGGGGAGTCCCTTCCTTATATATTTGTTATTTTCGAAATTAAAATCCGTCTTCTAATGCTGAAAATGGAATGTTTAGCCTGTTTTCTACTGTACGTAAACGCTGATTTAAGCGGTTTAATCTACGCGTATGACGCTCAACTGTGTTTTCTAGTTGACGTACTCTTTGCTCAAGCTCATTTACTCGTCGTTCTAGTTGACGGTTTCCAGTACCAGGGAAAGAGATTGGAAGTTGAAATTGGCGATTTTGATCATATGGATTAATTTGTTCTGTTTGATCTATATATTGTTGGTATTGTGCCTGTAAATCATATTGAGGTTGGTAACCATATTGGTTATATGGATCATAAGGATTGTAGGGATACATAAAAACATCCTCCATTTCTTTATAATAGGTTAAATTCACCATAATGTATGTGCAAAAGCGGAGTAGTGGCACGGCAAATACCTAATTATGTTTACAGGATTTTTCTTTATAAATAAGAATATGGAGTTTTTACATTTGTATTTATTTCGTTTGATGGTATATACTGGATAAAAGGGTTGAGGTTACATAAAGGTTACAATTCTATCAAACTAAAATTTTTATATAAATATGTATAGACATTTACAAAAGAAAAGAGTAATTTTAATAGAGTAAAAAACAACTTGTAACATTTTCTAAATATATTGTAAAATGATTGTAACAAAACATACATAAAAATGAAATAATACATAAGAAATAATGTTGGGGAAAAGGAGAGAGTATATTGTTCCGAAAAATAAAGGGTATATTAGTAGGGGTGCTATGCGTAGCTGTAGTAAGTGGTTGTGGTACAAAGGTAAGTGATGTGGCATTAGTAAGCGATTTTGGTGGAAACGTTGTAGAGGCTAAGGCTGATGTACAGGATTCAATTAGCTTAGTGGATGGGCGTACTGGTACTGAAGTGAAAAAAATAGACTTATCGAGCTTAGGTTATTTTGAAGATGAGGCTAAATTCAAAAAATCGGTAACGAAGGTTGCAGGTGAAGTCGGGAAAAGCGTTGACAAAAAGATGGTCCCTTCACGGATAGCACCTGATGGATCATGGCAAGAAGGAAAGCCTTCTTATGAATTAATGGAAAAAGAATTAGTAGACAAATTATTAAATGTAGGTATGTGGGATTCTTCTTATCAGTTACCAATTGTGGAGAAAAAACCTGTCGCAACATTAAGTGATGGGCAAGGAAGCGGTACTGTAATTGGTAGATATGAAACGAATTTAGGTGGCTCAACAGGTGGCCGAATTGAAAATATTCGTTTGTCTGCAGCGAGCATCAATGGTGTAGTTTTAGCGAAGGGAGACAGTTTCTCTTTCAATGCATTAATCGGTGATACAACGCCAGATAAAGGATATCAATTAGGAAAAGAAATTGTAGATGGTAAATTAGTAGATGGTTATGGTGGTGGCGTTTGTCAAACATCATCAACTCTATACAATGCAGCCGATCAAGCTGGTTTGAAAATGGTAGAGAGAACTACACATTCTAAAACAGTAGGTTATGTCCCGCAGGGAAGAGATGCTACAATTGCATACCCATATTTAGATTTAGTGTTTGAAAATACGAATGATGCTCCTGTTAAGCTTTATATGGGCATTCAGGGCGGAAAGTTAGTTGCAGAAGTACATAAGATGAAATAAGCGTAATGGTTAAAAGGTAATACAATAATAGAGTTATAGTTTGCATAATAGAAGCCATCTCTTCTGAATTTCAGAGGAGATGGCTTTTTGTCATTAATGGCCTTGAAAAACTATTAATTCTGATTTTTCTTATTTACATAGTCTGTTTTTAGTTGTATCCTTCATAGTAACGGCTATGTTAATTTGTTTTGAAATAAAGGACTAGGAGAGGAAGTAATTCATGGTACAAATTCATCCGAAAACACGTATTGGTCATGTTGAATTTAAAGTAAAAGATTTAGAGCGTCAAATTGCTTTTTATGAGAATGTAGTAGGGTTAGAAGTAATTAAGCAAGAGGGGAATAAAGCATATTTAGCTGGAAAGGGTGGTGAGAAGACACTACTTGTACTTGAGCAGTTAGAAGATGCAGCGCTTCAAGAACCACGTACGACGGGTATATATCATGTTGCCTTTTTAGTCCCGACTCGTGAGGCTTTTGCTTCGGCATTATTTGGTGTTATTCGCAATAAGAATGTCATTGAAAGTCCAGCTGAGCAAGAAGGGCGTTATACATATTCAAATGAAATTTTACCAATTTCAAGGTTTAATAGCGCAAGTGATCATACGTATAGTGAGGCGTTTTACTTACAAGATTTAGAGGGTAATGGTATCGAAATATATGCAGACCGTCCACGTGATCAGTGGGGAGAAGGGCCAGGAGGAAGTACGCCACTTGATTTAAAAGAACTAGCAACGCTCGTTGATTATGAGTTTGATGGATTACCAGCTGATACGGTAGTTGGTCACGTACATTTACGAATAGCTGATGTCGAGAAGTCACATGAATTTTATGTAGATACAGTAGGTTTTGAAGTGCAACAGCGTGAAGATGATTGCTTATTCATTTCGGCAGGAGGCTATCATCATCATATTGGTGCAAATACGTGGAACGGGGTAAATAACCCGCATCCACCAGCATATGAAACTGGATTAAAAGTATATACGATAGTACTACCGCATAAAGAAGCGTTAGATGAAGTGAAAGAAAGATTAATAGAAAAACAACATGAAATAAATGAAACTTCAAATGGATTTAATGTAGTAGACCCAAGTGGTATTACAGTCCAGTTTGAAATAGAAGCAGTATAAAGTGAAACTTTAATCAGTGGGGGCTTTGTTCATCCCCCACCTAACTTCTTTGTTCCGGCTGAATTTTGAGGTGGGAGTTGTACTGCCCGTTAACGCGGGATAAAACAAGCCAGAAAGTGTGTAATCACTTTCTGGCTTGTTTTTAATTATTTATAGCTCAATCCAATACCTTCTCACAACATTACCATCTTCTTCAGTGAAATCTTCATCCCGGAGACCACCGTTATGTAAAATTGTTTTTTCCGAAGCTGTATTCACTTCGTCGCAAACGACAAGTGCTTTCGTGATGTTTAATTCCTTCGTTTTTTCTAGTGATAACTCTAGTAGTTTCGTAGCATAACCTTTTCTTCTTTCAGAAGGGCGAATGCCATAACCGATATGACCGCCAGCGTTAAATAGATGATCCGTTAAACTATGACGTATATTAACAGCTCCTACAATTTTATTTTCATCTGTAACGAGCCAATACGTAGAGTCTGGTACCCAAGTTTCAGGAATATTTATTCCGTTATGTGCATCGAGTAATT
Proteins encoded:
- a CDS encoding CatB-related O-acetyltransferase, with translation MLYLNQKPEYSKYDIGDYTYSKVGPTIFSWNDETKLKIGKFCSLGEEVVFILGGEHRADWITTYPFNVLFEEGAHITGHPSSKGDIIVGNDVWIGYQSCVLSGVTIGNGAIIGAKSVVTKDVPPYAIVAGNPAKLVRYRFPQETIEKLEKLAWWDWDISVIKGAIPFLLSNKTNEFFTSPEKEST
- a CDS encoding ASCH domain-containing protein, encoding MRYEMGLYNKPFQSIQSGKKVYEVRLYDKKRQLIKQGDEIVFTNFTTAETMAVKVTEIKRYESFKEMYKQIDKKLFDCEKLSIEEMLESTYEIYTKEQEKEWGTVAIGVEVIK
- a CDS encoding NUDIX domain-containing protein, coding for MRRNRGAAIIVQDDKIALIKRVREGEMYFVFPGGGIEEGETPEEATKREVYEELGVHIQVEHLIAKVEYKGTEYYYNAHITDGVFGSGTGEEFELKDRGSYIPLWMPINELPNVNIKPYDVAQSVFDYYRE
- a CDS encoding GPR1/FUN34/YaaH family transporter translates to MSNQTTTHHVKMTTADPSGIGLFGLAMVTLVASSQKLGLTDGVSLVLPWAIFLGGFAQIFACIHDAKHNNTFGTTAFGAYGLFWLGVGMTWLIQLGVFGEKLAQTADSKQLGVAFIGYLIFTIFMTIGAMETHKVLFMIFVLIDFLFIGLSLSTLGVMPHAMHNLAAYSELCISLLSFYGSAAAVLNTHFGKVVLPVGKPFGIFKK
- a CDS encoding flavodoxin: MAKILIAYASMSGNTESIADLIKVSLDAFDHEVVLQEMEGMDAEELLAYDGIILGSYTWGDGELPFEAEDFHDELENIDLTGKKVAVFGSGDTAYELFCEAVTIFEERLVKCGAELVQEGLKIELAPEDKEDVEKCSDFAIAFAEKF
- the cspB gene encoding cold shock-like protein CspB yields the protein MQNGKVKWFNAEKGFGFIEVEGGEDVFVHFSAIQGDGFKSLEEGQEVTFEVEQGNRGPQATNVNKK
- a CDS encoding exonuclease, with protein sequence MKNATHFIVFDIERNFRPYKSEDPSEIVDIGAVKIDVSTMKIIGVFSELVKPSAPLTRHTTKLTGITKKDLIGVEKFPQIIEKFIKFIGEDSIFISWGKEDYHFLSHDCTLHGVECPCMEKESRFDVQKFVFQAYEELFEHTPSLQFAVEQLDLTWEGRQHRAFADAENTANIFLKVCGERDINKRYKRHGELELVKNGKLTEKAKKKMRKWAFKEMKKSAERPFVWSAFESSDTWESITERYYISESAVELLKKHFPTAVRKAERQLRYLAEMEENAEVK
- a CDS encoding DUF3900 domain-containing protein; translated protein: MDFEINFLSFYVVQVEGKGEAVDKRYKHFQTLDAEEYEDSSLKEFLNGELLKISKRKVERHAKTEQAPTKIGRFIVEEGHELDSNPHYNLFNRIRFAETKEHFKDMSEPLVYTYLDTSAVRGGVFLIAQAKLRKYFDDPFVFVMKCDFEPKVASISDESTLIRNVEMAITTKNMKSIQYPYMPEEGMVEVGELKIHQASHARYFEDFLKFVEYERSMPEIMKTQVMDMVYDQIEDVFEEGTEEREQFDQAMEVWAASPKREIMEQFSTEEVMEATAQIVEHAPEVELKLKADHISVKALLADFGDLIHIAKVNDRYVLMIEADTLTFEKGFSPIEFLKPDELQDVIERIEKKQQFGYNPSEIE
- a CDS encoding VanW family protein, yielding MFRKIKGILVGVLCVAVVSGCGTKVSDVALVSDFGGNVVEAKADVQDSISLVDGRTGTEVKKIDLSSLGYFEDEAKFKKSVTKVAGEVGKSVDKKMVPSRIAPDGSWQEGKPSYELMEKELVDKLLNVGMWDSSYQLPIVEKKPVATLSDGQGSGTVIGRYETNLGGSTGGRIENIRLSAASINGVVLAKGDSFSFNALIGDTTPDKGYQLGKEIVDGKLVDGYGGGVCQTSSTLYNAADQAGLKMVERTTHSKTVGYVPQGRDATIAYPYLDLVFENTNDAPVKLYMGIQGGKLVAEVHKMK
- a CDS encoding VOC family protein gives rise to the protein MVQIHPKTRIGHVEFKVKDLERQIAFYENVVGLEVIKQEGNKAYLAGKGGEKTLLVLEQLEDAALQEPRTTGIYHVAFLVPTREAFASALFGVIRNKNVIESPAEQEGRYTYSNEILPISRFNSASDHTYSEAFYLQDLEGNGIEIYADRPRDQWGEGPGGSTPLDLKELATLVDYEFDGLPADTVVGHVHLRIADVEKSHEFYVDTVGFEVQQREDDCLFISAGGYHHHIGANTWNGVNNPHPPAYETGLKVYTIVLPHKEALDEVKERLIEKQHEINETSNGFNVVDPSGITVQFEIEAV
- a CDS encoding GNAT family N-acetyltransferase; the encoded protein is MNVSLLTPTTDLQEEYLEFYTEWKDSGETMIPWVISKDPSNFPAMIQELLDAHNGINIPETWVPDSTYWLVTDENKIVGAVNIRHSLTDHLFNAGGHIGYGIRPSERRKGYATKLLELSLEKTKELNITKALVVCDEVNTASEKTILHNGGLRDEDFTEEDGNVVRRYWIEL